The nucleotide sequence CTGGCGCCGATGGTGGAGACGGGTAAGGAAGCCCTTGGTTCCATGGGCACCGACGTACCCCTGGCGGTGCTGTCGGAGCAGAGCCAACACCTGAGCCACTACTTCAAGCAACTCTTCGCGCAGGTTACCAACCCGCCCATTGACTCCATCCGGGAGCGGGCGATCATGTCGCTTATCTCGTTTGTGGGCGCGACCTATAACCTGCTAAGCGAATCGCCCGAGCATTGCCGCCAGGTAGAACTTGATCAGCCCGTGCTTACCACCCAGGAATTCGACAAACTGCGGTTCATTGACAAGCCGAAGTTCCAGGCCAAAACGATCAACTGTCTGTTTACGGCCGATGGAAACGGTAAATCGCTCGAACGGGCGCTGGAACGGATCTGCCGTTACGCCGAAGATGCCATTCAGGATGGCTACTCGATCCTGGTACTGTCCGACCGGGCGATTGATTCCAGCCACGCTCCGATTCCGTCGCTACTGTCTACGTCGGCGATTCACCATTACCTCATCCACAAAGGACTGCGGGGTAAGGTTGGGCTGGTTGTTGAAGCCGGTGACGTCTGGGAAACCCACCACGTAGCGACGCTGATCGGCTACGGTGCTTCGGGCGTAAACCCCTATATGGCTTTCGAGACCATTGCCAACATGCAAGAAAAGGGGCTGCTGCAGGTAGATTACGACCTCGACAAGCTCTACAGAAATTACATTAAAGCGGTCAATGGCGAATTGCTCAAAATCTTCTCGAAGATGGGCATCTCGACGCTTCAGTCGTACCAGGGCGCGATGATTTTCGAATGTCTGGGCCTGAACAAGGACGTGGTAGACCGTTACTTCACGGGGACAGTCTCGCGCATTGGTGGTATGGGACTGGACGAGATTGCCCGCGAGATTCTGGTTCGGCACTGCATCGCCTTTCCATCGGCTCCGGTGGCGAATCCACGGCTAGAAGTAGGTGGTGTTTACCAGTGGAAACAGCGGGGTGAACGACACATCTTCAATCCCGACACGATCCACCTGCTGCAGCAGTCCACGCAGCGGAACGACTACTCGATTTTCAAAAAGTACTCGAAGCTCATTAACGACCAGACGCAGAAAGCCATTACGTTACGCGGTCTGCTGAAGTTCAAGAAAGCAACACCCGTGCCACTCGACGAGGTTGAGCCAATCGAGAACATCTTCAAGCGGTTCGCAACGGGTGCCATGTCGTTCGGATCAATTTCGTGGGAAGCCCATACAACGCTGGCCATTGCCATGAACCGCATCGGCGGCAAGAGCAATTCCGGCGAAGGTGGTGAAGACGAGCTGCGGTATAAGCCGCTCGAAAACGGCGACAGTCTGAACTCAGCCATCAAACAGGTCGCTTCGGGCCGGTTCGGCGTAACGAGCTATTACCTGACTAACGCCCGCGAGCTGCAGATTAAAATGGCGCAGGGTGCGAAACCCGGCGAAGGTGGTCAGCTGCCCGGCTTTAAAGTCGACGACTGGATTGGCCGGACCCGCCATTCAACGCCCGGCGTGGGTCTGATTTCGCCCCCGCCCCACCACGACATTTATTCGATTGAAGACTTAGCCCAGCTCATCTCCGACCTGAAAAATGCGAACCGCGATGCCCGCATCAGCGTAAAACTGGTATCGGAGGCCGGCGTAGGCACGATTGCGGCCGGGGTAGCCAAGGCCCACGCCGACCACATCCTGATTTCAGGTCACGATGGCGGTACGGGAGCCTCTCCCCTGTCGAGCATTCGCCATGCTGGTCTGCCCTGGGAGTTAGGTCTGGCCGAAGCCCATCAGACGCTGGTTCGCAACAAGCTCCGCGGACGGGTAACCGTACAAACCGACGGACAGATGCGGACGGGCCGCGACCTGGCCGTGGCGGCCCTGCTGGGTGCCGAAGAGTTCGGTGTAGCCACGGCGGCTCTGGTCGCTACTGGCTGTATCATGATGCGGAAGTGTCACCTGAACACCTGCCCGGTGGGCGTGGCAACGCAGAATAAGGAGCTACGTGCGTTGTTTACGGGTAAGCCTGAGCACGTCGTGAATATGTTTACGTTCCTGGCGATGGAACTGCGCGAAATCATGGCGGAACTCGGTTTCCGGACAGTGAATGAGATGATTGGTCAGGCACAGATGCTTGAACTCCGCTCCGATCTTCCACACTGGAAATACAAGAACATTAACCTCGACGCTCTGCTGTATAAAGAGCCAACCAACCTGGATGTAGCGCTCTACAAGCAGGAAGAGCAACACCATTACCTGGACGACGTCCTGGATCGTAAACTGATCGAAGTTGCCAAACCGGCTCTGGAATCAGCCGAGTCAGTCTATGCTGAGTTCCCGGTGCAGAACATCGACCGGAGTATCGGGACGATGCTCTCCAATGAGATTTCCAAAGTATATGGTGGTCCGGGACTGCCCGACAGTACTATCCATATTAAACTGCGTGGTACGGCGGGCCAGAGCTTTGGCGCGTTCGGCACGAGCGGGATAAAACTGGAGCTTGAGGGTGACGCCAACGACTACTTCGGCAAAGGTCTCTGCGGAGCCCAGCTGATTGTCTATCCGGACCGGACGGCTACGTTCAAGCCCGAAGAAAACAGCATCGTCGGTAACGTATCGTTCTATGGTGCGACGTCGGGCGAAGCCTTTATCCGGGGTATGGCGGGCGAGCGGTTCTGCGTTCGTAACTCAGGGGGGAAGGTCGTAGTCGAGGGCGTGGGTGATCACGGTCTTGAATACATGACCGGCGGTCTGGCCATCATCCTGGGACAGACAGGCCGCAACTTCGCAGCTGGCATGTCGGGCGGTGTGGCTTACGTCTGGGATCAGGATGGTACGTTTGCCTCGAAGGTTAATCCCGAAATGGTAACGCTGGAGGCTCTTACGGAAGAAGATCAGGCGATCGTTCGCGAATACGTTGACAAGCATTTCCAGTACACCACCAGCAACGTAGCGCTGGCGTTGATGCAGGACTGGGCAAACCTGATTGGTCAGTTCGTGAAGGTGATGCCGGAAGATTTCCGCAAGGCGCTGGCTCAACGGGGTATTTCGCTGGCCGAACAGATTCGCGATAAAAACGTCGTTTATCAGGATATTGTCGTGGATGTGACCCACGGGTGAGCCTGATTCTGCCACCTCCGTATCATATCGCAGAAACCAAGTTAACGAAGTACCTGCTTGTTTCGCTGCCAAAGAATGATAAGTCGAACTACTTAACCGGGGCCGGTTATTCTCTAGCAAACTTGTCCAAGTTAAGTCAAGACCTAATAGCACTTGTTCAGCATACGGAAGCTGTTTTGGAGCGAACCAGTCGTTATGGTATGTCTTACAGCGTAACGGGTCAGCTGATCAGTCCAAGTAGACGGCCCATCTGGGTGAAAACGATCTGGATGAGAGATGCAGATGAGGAAATAACTAAATTTATAACGTTATATCCTCCAAACTGACTTATCATGAAATGGCCGCTGTATAAACAAGTTGCTCTCCTGAAAGACTTTCCTGGAGAAGGGCTGAAAAAGGGCGACGTTGTTACTACTGTTGAATTTTTAGAAGGGCGTCGGGACCTGCCAAACGCTTATTTCGTAGAAGCGTTCAATGCAGTCGGCAAGACCATTGCAGTATTTATTGTCGAGGAGGACGCGCTGGAAGCGCTTACTGAACACGATATACTGTCGAAGCGAAGTTTAGAGATTGTTTAGACCTCATGGGAAAACCAACCGGATTTTTAGAATTCACGCGCGAACTGCCCAAGAAGCGCGACCCGCAGCAGCGGATTCATGATTACAAGGAAATTGAAATGCCGTTTTCCGAGCAGGATTCGCAGCGGCAGGCAGCCCGTTGTATGGACTGCGGCACGCCGTTCTGTCACAGTGGCTGCCCACTCGGAAACATCATTCCGGAGTTTAACGACGCGGTTTATGAGCAGAACTGGGGCTATGCCTACGAGATTCTGAGCACGACCAATAATTTCCCGGAGTTTACGGGCCGTATCTGCCCCGCCCCCTGCGAAGCTTCCTGCGTACTGGGCATCAACAAGCCGCCCGTAGCGATTGAATTTATTGAGAAATCGATTGCTGAGGTTGCCTTCGAGAAGGGTTATGTTACGCCAAAACCACCCAAGGTTCGGACTGGCAAGCGCGTAGCCGTCGTAGGTTCAGGGCCGGCAGGTCTGGCGGCAGCGGCTCAACTTAATAAAGCGGGCCATACCGTAACGGTGTTCGAGCGGGCCGATCAGATTGGCGGCTTGCTGCGGTACGGTATCCCTGATTTTAAACTGGAAAAGTGGACGATTGATCGTCGGCTGGCCGTCATGGAAGCGGAGGGCATTACATTCAAAACCGGCGTAAACGTTGGCGTCGATCTGACGGCTAAAGATTTGCTGGATCAGTTTGACCTGGTTATGCTCACGGGTGGTTCGACCGTTCCGCGCGACCTGCCTATTCCGGGACGAAACCTGAAAGGCGTTTACCCCGCCATGGAATTCCTTAGCCAGCAGAATAAGCGGGTGGCTGAGCGTCCGGTACAGGTCAATCACCGGGGTGTTCCCTACAGTGACGGTGAACTGTGGGCGACCGGTAAAAATGTCGTTGTGATTGGTGGGGGTGATACCGGCTCCGATTGCGTAGGTACGTCGAACCGCCACGGAGCTACGAGCGTAACGCAGATTGAACTGATGCCCATGCCGCCGAAAGATCGCGCAACCAATACGCCCTGGCCAAACTGGCCCATGATGCTGCGCACCAGCACCTCCCACGAGGAAGGTTGCGAGCGGCACTGGTCTATCAATACCAAAGAGTTTATCGGCGACGAGAACGGTAACCTGAAAGCCCTGCGAATCGTAGACCTGACTTGGGAAAACCGCGACGGTCGGATGCAGATGGTTGAACTGCCCGGCTCGGAGCGCGAAATTCCGTGTGAGCTGGCTCTGCTGGCCGCTGGTTTTCTGCACCCTGAACACAATGGGCTGCTGGACGACCTCGGACTGGAGTATGACGAGCGCGGTAACGTAAAGGCGACGAACTACCAGACAACCACTAACCCGAACGTCTTTACGGCCGGTGATATGCGCCGGGGACAATCGCTGGTGGTGTGGGCTATTTCGGAAGGTCGCGAAGCCGCCCGGGCCGCCGACTGTTACCTCATGGGTGAGACGATGCTCGAAGCCAAAGCCGTTTCATTGCTGGAAACCGCTTAACGCCCGAATAATCAAGGATGATAGAGCCGCCTTGAAAATCAGGGCGGCTTTATCATTTATGTGCCTATAGCTATTCTTTTACGGCTACAACTTCGACCTCGATAAGAACATCGTCGCGAACAATTTTCGGGATGCTTTTGATGTCTGCAATCTTGGGAGCGCCCTGCGTAAAGTAAGCAGTTCCAACATTGTTTACCTGCTGGGAGGCCTGAGCGTCAACCTGTCCTTCTATGCCTTTGATGTGGTAGGTGACCTGCCTGACATCCCGGAGCGACATGCCGACTTTACCCAAAGCAGTTTTTAAATTCTCAAACACCTGCCGGGCCTGCGCCGACAAGTCCCCCGCACCGACTAATTCACCTTTTGCGTTGAACGGCCGCTGACCGCTGA is from Spirosoma taeanense and encodes:
- a CDS encoding DUF4926 domain-containing protein; this translates as MKWPLYKQVALLKDFPGEGLKKGDVVTTVEFLEGRRDLPNAYFVEAFNAVGKTIAVFIVEEDALEALTEHDILSKRSLEIV
- a CDS encoding DUF6883 domain-containing protein, coding for MSLILPPPYHIAETKLTKYLLVSLPKNDKSNYLTGAGYSLANLSKLSQDLIALVQHTEAVLERTSRYGMSYSVTGQLISPSRRPIWVKTIWMRDADEEITKFITLYPPN
- a CDS encoding glutamate synthase subunit beta, which translates into the protein MGKPTGFLEFTRELPKKRDPQQRIHDYKEIEMPFSEQDSQRQAARCMDCGTPFCHSGCPLGNIIPEFNDAVYEQNWGYAYEILSTTNNFPEFTGRICPAPCEASCVLGINKPPVAIEFIEKSIAEVAFEKGYVTPKPPKVRTGKRVAVVGSGPAGLAAAAQLNKAGHTVTVFERADQIGGLLRYGIPDFKLEKWTIDRRLAVMEAEGITFKTGVNVGVDLTAKDLLDQFDLVMLTGGSTVPRDLPIPGRNLKGVYPAMEFLSQQNKRVAERPVQVNHRGVPYSDGELWATGKNVVVIGGGDTGSDCVGTSNRHGATSVTQIELMPMPPKDRATNTPWPNWPMMLRTSTSHEEGCERHWSINTKEFIGDENGNLKALRIVDLTWENRDGRMQMVELPGSEREIPCELALLAAGFLHPEHNGLLDDLGLEYDERGNVKATNYQTTTNPNVFTAGDMRRGQSLVVWAISEGREAARAADCYLMGETMLEAKAVSLLETA
- a CDS encoding RidA family protein, whose translation is MVKCSFLVLINVLLLSFAQAQTTLVPQPGYTYKVDAGVAGKQVYISGQRPFNAKGELVGAGDLSAQARQVFENLKTALGKVGMSLRDVRQVTYHIKGIEGQVDAQASQQVNNVGTAYFTQGAPKIADIKSIPKIVRDDVLIEVEVVAVKE